The following coding sequences are from one Magnetovibrio sp. PR-2 window:
- the tgt gene encoding tRNA guanosine(34) transglycosylase Tgt translates to MTAFGFTLSATDGNARLGKVSTAHGDINTPAFMPVGTAATVKAMRPESVKETGAEIILGNTYHLMLRPGAERIAKLGGLHEFMNWDLPILTDSGGYQVMSLTDLRKLTEDGVTFRSHIDGSYHTLTPERSIEIQHLLDADITMCFDECPPFPCEKDEVARATELSMRWAQRSKDAFVEHPGYGLFGICQGGVHEDLREQSAKALIDIGFDGYAVGGLAVGEGRERMFASLDVTTPHLPTDKPRYLMGVGKPEDIVGAVARGIDMFDCVLPTRSGRTAQAWTPRGPINIRNARHKEDTRPLDESCTCPACQNHSRAYLHHLNKADEILGAMLLTWHNLHYYQQLMQGVRAAIAEGRFADFQAEFQATRELGDIDPI, encoded by the coding sequence ATGACCGCGTTCGGCTTCACTCTATCTGCCACAGATGGCAACGCGCGCTTGGGCAAAGTCTCAACCGCCCACGGCGACATCAACACACCGGCCTTCATGCCCGTTGGTACAGCAGCGACCGTCAAGGCCATGCGGCCCGAAAGCGTTAAGGAGACGGGTGCGGAAATCATTCTCGGCAACACCTACCACTTGATGCTGCGCCCTGGCGCCGAGCGCATCGCAAAACTGGGCGGGCTGCACGAATTCATGAATTGGGATTTGCCGATTTTGACTGACAGCGGCGGCTATCAGGTGATGAGCTTGACGGATTTGCGTAAGCTCACGGAAGACGGCGTGACGTTCCGCAGCCATATCGACGGCAGCTATCACACGCTGACGCCCGAACGTTCCATCGAAATCCAACACCTGTTGGACGCCGACATCACCATGTGCTTCGACGAGTGCCCACCGTTCCCGTGCGAAAAAGACGAAGTCGCGCGCGCCACCGAACTCAGCATGCGCTGGGCACAGCGGTCCAAAGACGCCTTTGTCGAACACCCGGGCTATGGCCTGTTCGGCATTTGCCAAGGCGGTGTGCACGAAGATTTACGCGAACAGTCTGCGAAGGCACTCATTGACATCGGGTTCGATGGTTACGCCGTGGGTGGGCTCGCCGTCGGTGAAGGGCGCGAGCGCATGTTCGCATCCTTAGACGTCACCACGCCACACTTGCCCACCGACAAACCGCGCTACTTGATGGGTGTCGGCAAGCCCGAAGACATCGTCGGCGCGGTGGCGCGCGGCATTGATATGTTCGACTGTGTTTTGCCGACCCGCTCGGGCCGCACCGCCCAGGCCTGGACCCCGCGGGGGCCTATCAACATCCGCAACGCACGCCACAAAGAAGACACCCGCCCCTTAGATGAAAGCTGCACGTGTCCCGCATGCCAAAACCACAGCCGCGCGTATTTGCATCACTTGAACAAAGCGGACGAGATTTTGGGCGCCATGCTTTTGACTTGGCACAACTTGCACTATTATCAGCAATTGATGCAGGGCGTTCGCGCGGCCATCGCCGAAGGCCGCTTTGCAGACTTCCAAGCCGAGTTCCAAGCGACACGCGAACTGGGCGACATTGATCCGATCTAA
- the queA gene encoding tRNA preQ1(34) S-adenosylmethionine ribosyltransferase-isomerase QueA yields the protein MKVDAFDFDLPPERIAQHPVQPKDRAKMLVVEDDVMRDDTVANLADFLEPGDIVVFNDTRVIPARMNGRRGEAGIEVTLHKRESLDTWWAFARPAKKLKPEDIIDFGQGLEARVADKIDGGEVQLVFNQTGDQLMAALETVGYMPLPPYIKRPKGGEADDLDDYQTLFAKEPGAVAAPTAGLHFTDNMMNKLKERGVLTANVTLHVGAGTFLPVKVEDTEDHKMHSEYGEVSPATADAVNQARQNGGQVVAIGTTSLRVLESAADDDGQLHPFSDETDIFITPGYRFKIVDKLMTNFHLPKSTLFMLVAAVAGMKRMKWAYRHAIRYRYRFYSYGDACLLSVGEDMA from the coding sequence GTGAAGGTCGACGCGTTCGATTTTGACCTACCGCCTGAGCGCATTGCGCAGCACCCCGTCCAGCCCAAGGACCGGGCGAAAATGCTGGTGGTCGAAGACGACGTCATGCGCGACGACACGGTGGCGAACTTGGCGGATTTCTTGGAGCCGGGCGACATCGTCGTGTTTAACGACACCCGCGTCATCCCGGCACGCATGAACGGCAGGCGCGGAGAAGCCGGCATTGAAGTCACCCTACACAAACGCGAAAGCTTAGACACATGGTGGGCCTTCGCCCGCCCGGCCAAGAAGCTCAAGCCCGAAGACATCATCGATTTCGGCCAAGGGCTAGAGGCCCGCGTCGCCGACAAAATCGATGGCGGCGAGGTTCAGCTGGTCTTCAACCAAACCGGCGATCAGCTGATGGCGGCCCTGGAAACGGTCGGCTATATGCCGCTTCCGCCCTACATCAAACGCCCCAAAGGCGGTGAAGCGGATGATTTAGACGACTACCAAACCTTGTTCGCCAAAGAACCGGGCGCGGTCGCCGCCCCCACGGCGGGTTTGCACTTCACGGACAATATGATGAACAAGCTGAAAGAGCGCGGCGTGCTCACGGCCAACGTCACCTTGCATGTGGGCGCAGGCACGTTTTTGCCGGTCAAAGTCGAAGACACCGAAGATCACAAAATGCACAGCGAATATGGCGAGGTCAGCCCAGCCACCGCCGACGCGGTCAATCAGGCGCGCCAAAACGGCGGGCAGGTGGTCGCCATCGGCACCACGTCTTTGCGCGTGTTGGAAAGTGCGGCGGACGACGACGGCCAACTGCACCCTTTCAGCGACGAGACCGATATCTTCATCACGCCCGGCTATCGCTTTAAAATCGTTGATAAGCTGATGACCAATTTTCACTTGCCCAAATCGACCTTGTTCATGCTGGTGGCCGCCGTCGCGGGCATGAAACGCATGAAATGGGCCTACCGCCACGCCATCCGTTATCGCTATCGCTTTTACAGCTACGGCGATGCCTGCCTGCTAAGCGTTGGGGAGGACATGGCATGA
- a CDS encoding adenylate/guanylate cyclase domain-containing protein translates to MAQSEEVTYEVLLFSNGRWEAQSVYESNEQHLAVSDAKSLAKVSTVQGVKVVKEFYDAKAGASRSLTVFEHKPGQGSVSRGPGAQQSLRSSRPSQEAPQEVQDEEKPKGNSIFLVIVKILLSLCFALMAAIGMTRLASMVLKGVHKFGPLSHADLLNVIFVVVFVIIALAMVTRILVNVKKLGGIIPLGSGAKPQQPKYVRNPRLTPEKKKRSKAEDKKLEELEKAAEDAREAEAEQKQSEDEKKKAEEDAKRAEEDAKKKAEQEAQDKAEADALTEIITMKAFTDDAFDVLDTSKEKQDAHTVFGLVLFLVGAVQAMSSQRNLSESVSKTVMHKALASAGLTKDRIEHFISSIDDYLIANPSYSQMFQAGRGAMGVYLEDETGPRLALSDAMEAWKKPGSASKAANQSVTVLFTDIAGSTAMTQKLGDAGAQDVVRIHNQIVRDAIKTFSGREIKHTGDGIMASFPSAVQGVEASMDMQKYTKKHNASERGKERPLGLKIGLNAGEPISEEDDLYGTTVQLAARIVDKAQAGEILVSSSVHGLSQGKNLKFDRGPDCDMKGFDEPISTYFAQWDGYVPRKEEPKAEPQAEPPKAADEKPAAVQKPEPAPAQPVATPTTAAPTSAPKPAAAAQPKAAAKPAVAPRPAPTQPKPAPTATPTATPTPAAKKPAPRPAQSATPQTPGTPPIKK, encoded by the coding sequence ATGGCTCAGAGCGAAGAAGTCACATACGAGGTCTTGCTGTTTTCCAACGGACGTTGGGAGGCGCAAAGCGTTTATGAATCTAACGAACAACACCTTGCCGTGTCCGACGCCAAATCCTTGGCGAAGGTGTCTACCGTGCAAGGTGTGAAAGTCGTCAAAGAATTCTACGACGCCAAGGCGGGTGCCAGCCGTTCTCTCACCGTTTTTGAACACAAACCGGGGCAAGGCAGCGTGTCGCGCGGACCTGGCGCTCAGCAATCCCTACGCTCCAGCAGACCAAGCCAAGAGGCTCCCCAAGAGGTTCAAGACGAGGAAAAGCCCAAGGGCAATTCAATCTTCTTGGTGATTGTAAAGATTCTGTTGTCGTTGTGTTTTGCCCTGATGGCGGCCATCGGCATGACGCGTTTGGCATCCATGGTGCTGAAGGGCGTTCACAAATTCGGTCCTCTGTCGCATGCAGACTTGCTGAACGTTATCTTTGTTGTGGTGTTTGTGATTATCGCGCTGGCGATGGTGACGCGAATTTTGGTCAATGTGAAAAAGCTGGGCGGGATTATTCCCCTGGGGAGTGGCGCAAAACCGCAGCAGCCCAAATACGTTCGCAATCCGCGCTTAACGCCAGAGAAAAAGAAACGGTCCAAAGCCGAAGACAAAAAACTCGAAGAGCTGGAAAAGGCTGCCGAGGACGCGCGCGAAGCTGAGGCCGAACAGAAACAAAGCGAAGACGAAAAGAAAAAGGCCGAGGAAGACGCCAAGCGCGCCGAAGAGGACGCGAAGAAAAAAGCCGAGCAAGAAGCCCAGGACAAAGCCGAAGCTGATGCCCTAACCGAAATCATCACCATGAAGGCGTTCACCGACGATGCGTTCGACGTGTTGGATACGTCTAAGGAGAAGCAAGACGCGCACACGGTCTTTGGATTGGTTTTGTTCTTGGTCGGTGCCGTTCAAGCAATGAGTTCGCAGCGCAATTTGTCCGAAAGCGTCAGCAAAACCGTCATGCACAAAGCGCTTGCCAGTGCAGGGCTGACCAAGGACCGGATCGAGCACTTCATCAGTTCCATTGATGACTATCTCATTGCCAATCCCAGCTATTCGCAAATGTTCCAGGCCGGGCGCGGCGCCATGGGTGTGTATTTAGAGGACGAAACAGGCCCGCGTTTGGCTTTGTCCGACGCCATGGAGGCGTGGAAAAAACCCGGCTCTGCCAGCAAGGCTGCCAACCAGTCCGTTACGGTTTTGTTCACCGACATTGCGGGTTCGACGGCCATGACACAAAAGTTGGGCGATGCGGGCGCGCAGGATGTGGTGCGGATTCACAACCAAATCGTGCGCGACGCGATCAAGACGTTTTCCGGGCGTGAAATCAAGCACACGGGCGATGGTATCATGGCGTCGTTCCCGTCCGCCGTCCAAGGTGTTGAAGCGTCCATGGACATGCAGAAGTACACCAAAAAGCACAACGCAAGCGAACGGGGTAAGGAACGCCCCTTAGGTCTGAAGATTGGGCTGAACGCAGGTGAGCCGATATCCGAAGAAGACGATTTGTACGGCACCACCGTGCAGTTGGCGGCACGTATTGTGGACAAAGCGCAAGCGGGGGAAATTTTGGTGTCGAGCTCCGTGCATGGCCTCAGCCAAGGCAAGAACTTGAAGTTCGATCGCGGACCCGACTGCGACATGAAGGGTTTTGATGAACCCATCTCCACGTATTTTGCCCAGTGGGACGGGTATGTGCCGCGCAAAGAAGAGCCAAAGGCCGAACCTCAAGCTGAGCCCCCAAAAGCAGCCGATGAAAAACCCGCCGCAGTTCAAAAGCCTGAGCCAGCCCCAGCTCAACCGGTGGCGACGCCTACAACAGCGGCCCCGACATCAGCACCTAAACCTGCTGCGGCGGCTCAGCCCAAAGCCGCTGCCAAGCCTGCCGTCGCACCAAGGCCTGCGCCCACCCAGCCGAAACCGGCCCCCACAGCCACACCAACCGCCACACCGACACCCGCAGCGAAAAAGCCAGCACCCCGTCCGGCCCAATCCGCTACGCCCCAAACACCTGGTACACCGCCTATAAAAAAATAA